One Natronomonas gomsonensis genomic window, ACGCGTCCGCCTCGGAAATTCGTTCGATATCCGCCTCGTCGGTGACGCGGAAGTGAGCCGCAACCAGGCGTTCGTCAAGCACTCCAACATCATTGAGGAGGCCGAGCGAGTCCGGCCCCCCGTTTGCTCGTGCCATCGTATTGCTCGCTTCGAGTTCGAGCAGGTGAGTGTGGACGAGCAAGTCAGGGTACTCAGCAGCGAGATTGGCGGTACGCTCCCACAACTCGCGCGTACACGACCAGTCGTCGTGTGGGCAAATCGTCGCCCGGATTCGTCCATCGTAGGTATCGTGGTGCGTTTCGATGAACTCGCGAGCGCGGTCGAACTGCTCGTCGACGGGAACGTCCCAGAAGAGGTCCGTGACGGTCGGGCCGAAGAAGCCACGGAGGCCCGCTTCGCCAAACGTCTCCGCGCCCGCAGTTGGGCGCACGTCCATCGAATTAATCGTCGTGACACCTCCGAGGAGGAAATTCAGGGCGGCGAGTTCGTAACCGGCCTCAGCCAGATAGTCAAAGTCACCCTCGCCGAGACGACCAAAGATGGCCGTCATACTGCCCATCATCTCCAGCAAATCGAGGTCGCTGAACGCACCGATTAGCGGCGTCAGTTCGAGGTGGGTGTGGGCGTTAACCAGCCCCGGCATCACCAGTCTCCCGTCGCCGTCAATCGTGTGCGTGGCTTCAATCTCTCCATCGCCGTCCTCGGACGCTCGTACCTCAGTAATGCGGCCGTCGTCGATGAGTACCGTCCCGCGTTCGTACAGACAGTTGCGCTCGTCGACCGTGAGAACGAGCGCATTGGAGATGGCAATGTCAACGGTCATCCCGTGTCGTCCTTGAGGTGGCAGTCGCGTCAATGCTTGGTAATACGGTTTCGTTATTCTCCTTGACTCCGGGTCAATCGAGGCTGGAATCGGTTGATGTAGAACAGTCACTGATTGCTTGAGACAGCGTTGTGCTACGGGGAAGAATCACGTAGTGATGGACGAATGACGATATTCCATGCATCAAGGTCCAGCCAACTCATCTTGCTCCTCTCCACCTCGATGGGTCGAAACCCCGTGTCGATACTCATCTTGACGAGATTCGGGATTTTTCCAGTTATCGACCTTCTCCCAATCGGCAGGTTTCACTTCGTTTTTTGGCTTCCCGAGGCTCATGGAGGTGTACCCTTTCCATCGGTCACGACCTTCGGGAGAGAGGTCGTTATATCCGGATATCTGCTGGTAGTTCAAGCTCGCACTGTAGACCTTCTCGATTTCCTCCTCGGAGAACACGTCCTTGATGTTCCGCTTGCCGTTCGTACTCGGTATTTCGTACTTCGGCTCCCATTCCGGAGGATCTTCATCGAGGTGTCGCTGATACTTGAATAGCCGCTTAATGGCCTTCTGTGTCCCCGATGCGTGGCTCGCAGAACGGTCATCATCGAGCAGAATTCCCTCCATGTATTCGTTCGCTTCGGAGTGGGTAAACGAGGTTTTGAACTCGTTGTGATTCCACACGAAGCGTGCGAAGTGGTCCGTTCTGTATAGCGTGTCTTTCGCTGTGTGTTCGGAGTATCCTTCGAGGGATTTCGGATTCTTTCCGCGCTCTAACAGCCAGTTAGCGAAGCCTCGGCGGGTGACTTCCCACGTCTGGAGTTGTTTGTCACGCAGTACTTCGGCGTCGTCTCGCGTTGTCAGCGGCAGGTTTTCGAGGTCCATTTGTAAATTTTCCCTGACACGTTACAAAACCGCCAGAGGGTGGCGGAGTAGAGTTTACACCCTACTTTCTTGTCCTAACGTGTTCTGATTGACGCGGAGAGAAAACAGCCGAAAACCGCGATACGTGAGCGGGTTTTGAATGCTCCGTCAGGGATTCGAACCCTGGTCCTTGCCGTGAGAGGGCAAGATGATTGGCCGGACTACACCAACGGAGCGTTCGTCTGAACGCATCGAATCGTATCGGTGATGGACGTATAACCGTTACGTTTCACCCCTGCCGTGAGCCGGTTTCTCACTGAATCGTCACGGCATCGACCGCGTCGCTGACCGATTCGAACCCGACAGGTGTCGCGGGGGCGTTCGGGTCCGAAACGCTCATTGGCAACATTCCAGTAGGGACAGCCATCACCGAACGCGCCAGCAGTTCGAACGGAGGCGGTCAGTCGCTCTCATGAGGAGCTTCTCGCTCGATAGCACCGATTCGTCGACGACGGAGCGGCCGTTCTTCGATGGCCCCTCGAAGCAGACGCGGGCCGAGCGACACCTCACGGAGGCGACCGGAAGCGACACGACCGCGATTTCAGTCGACTTCGAGGCGGTGCCGACCGAACTGCTGGCCGCGATGCGACGGGTGAACACGGAGGCGAAGTCGTTCTCCGACGACGCCCGACGGCGATACAGACACGGCGACCACGACGGTGCGGCGCTGAACCGAAGCCGAAAAGAGGCGCTCTACGAGGTGAAGCGGCGACTCCTCTATACGCTCTTGCCGTACGCCTCCGGCGTCGAAGCCCAGACCATCGACAGCCGGGAGTACTACTCGTTCCGTTTCGACGCCGCCGACCACGAGCCGTATCACGAAACAAATCGTCCGGACGGGAACCATCACGCAGGATGGCCGGACGGACGCGTTCCCGGGTTGGGGTCGGTCGCCCTGGATGCGACGCTTTTGAACTACGAGTACGGCTTCCATACGCCCGTCGAGTCCTTCGACAGACTGTGTGCGGCCGCCCGCATCGTCCACGGTCACGACCGACGCGATGGCCTTCCCGGGAGAGAGGAATCCCGGTGGGCAGAGTACGAACCGAACACGGAACTCGAAACGGGGTACACCTTCGAGGACGCGGGTCGACTCCTCGCGTCGCTCGTCGACGACCAATACGACCCCGCAAACTATCTCCCCCGCGGAACGACGTTCCGGTGACGCCGCTCGATTACTGAGACCCGCTCTCGAAGGGGAGACGGACAGTAGACAGGCGGGACAGACAGCGAAGAGCAGTTCGGGGCGGGTGTGAGAGCGTGATTGGACGGCTCTACAGTGCCTACAGCGGCGGCAGTCCTCACAACGCTCTACGCGGGGCCGTCTCGACAGTTCTCGGCTGACGCCGTCGGTAAGCGAAAGGAACGACGAGGGGCCCGACGAACCGGAGTGTATCGCCAATCGAACCATTGAGTGTATTTGAAAGGCATTAAGATACATTCAGCGGTAAACTTATCTGTGTGGCGGTGTTACACACACATAGACGGCGAGTCGGGACGAGGCACCCACCGGGCCAGGATTCGACACGGCATAGGCCCTCGGTACCGACTCGAATCGGACGATGTGAACGCCCGAGCACACGACTCGGCCACGACGGAACGACAGTCATGAACACACACGATACGGAGGCCGCCGGTCGGTGCCCGTCCTGCGGCGCGACGGTACCGAACGCATTCGTGCTCATCGAATACGAGGCCGACGACGAACGTCGGATGTACGCCGAGTGTCCAGCGTGTGAGAACGTCGTTCGACCGCGGCCGAGCGACTCCAGCCGATAACACAGATGGTTACAGGACCACCACGGACGATACTGCGACTACTCGACGAACAGGGGCAACTGCCAGTCACGGCCATCGCTGAGGAACTCGAACGCCACCCGGTCACCGTCGACCGGCAGTGTTACGACCTCCAGCGGGATGGCCACATCAGGATGGCGACCAGCGGCGGGGCCTACACCCTGACCGAGAAGGGACGAAAACGGCTTTCAGAAAGTTCCAACTCCGCGGACCCGGTCCAGTAGCGCTATCGGACTTCCTCGAAGTCCTTGTGACCCCGGATGTCGACGCCGTCGTCGGTGACGGTGGCGAGGAAGACACCGTTACCGGAGCCGGTGTCGCGCTCGACGGCCGCCTCGACCGCACGGGCGCTGAGCGAGGTGGCTTCTTCTGTCGAAAGGTCCGGCGTGTAATCGTTCTCGAGAACACCGTACGCCAGTTGCATCCCGCTTCCGGTGACCGTGTAGTCGTCGGCCATCACGCCGCCGGCAGGGTCGATGGAGTAGACGTGACTCCCCTCGTCGTCGACGCCGCCGAGGATGGGCCGGATGGCCCGGAACGGCCCGCCGCGAGCGAGGTTGCCGGCAAGCGTCGACAACGCCGGAATGTCCATCGGTTTTCCACGGCGCGTCTCGTAGAGCGAGGATTCCGCCCGAAGCGAGCGGATAAAGGACTGGGCGCCGCCGACCGAGCCAACGAGCGTCAGGGCGGCCGTCGGGTGAATCTGTTTGACCTTCTGGACATCCTTGTTGGAGACGAATCGGCCGCCAAGGGAGGCGCGCATGTCGGTCGCGATGACGACGGCGTCCTCGGTTGCGATGCCGACGGTCGTCGTTCCGGTCTTGTTGACCGTCTCCTCGTCGCCGGGGGTTGACTCGAAGTCCCCGAGTTCGGGTTCGTACGGTGAACGAGCGTGGTCCTCGCCGGTTCGGGGGAGATCATTCATCGCTCTCACCGCCGATTTCGGCGAGGTGTTCTTCGACCGTCTCGGTCGATACGGTCTCGAAGGACTCCGTCTCGGCGTCGATGGTCGCGATTTCGACCCCGTCGGCCGAGAGTTCGTCGTTCGTGGCGGCCAGCCCGCGCAACGCCAATCCGATACCCTCCTCGAGGTCGAGGTCCTCACTGTAGCCCTCTTCGAGGACGGACTGAATCGCCTCACGGTCGCCGCCGACGGCGGTCGCCTGCCACTCGTAGGGCGTCCCGCTGGGGTCGGTCTCGAACAGTCGCGGCTCGCCGTCGGAGATACCGCCGACCAGCAACGCGACACCGAATGGGCGGGCGCCGCCAGTTTGGGTGTACTGCTGGATGTGGTCGGTGACCGACTTAGTCAGCGTCTCTATCGGTATGGCCTCGTCGTAGCGGAGGCGTTCGGTCTGTGCACGTCGCCGCGCGAAGTCGATGAGTTGCCGCGCGTCGGCGACGTGGCCGGCACTCGCGATGCCGACGTGGTCGTCCGCCTTGTGTAACTTCTCGACTGACGACCGTTCCATCAGCGGCGAGCGAACGCGCCGGACGGCGCCCAAGACGACGCCGTCGGGGGTTCGGACGCCGACGCTCGCGGTGCCGCGGGAGACGGCCTCGCGAGCGTATTCGACCTGATAGAGGCGCCCGTCGGGAGAGAAGATGGTGATTCCCCGGTCGTACGCCTGCTGCTGTGAGTTTCCTTGCATTGTGATAGAGGGCCACTGCGGCCTTCACCTCGGGTTATGGCACCGGGTATATATACGTACCTCATAAGAGGTCAGCCTTGCCCGGACTCGATTCGGCACTTAGGAACCTTTCGGCCGCGACAGTCGTCGCGGACTCAGTCTCGTCGTCGGAAGGTGAGGACGGTACGGACGCCGTCGGCACCGTCGGTCGTCTCGGTCGTGATGTTCGGCCCGAGAACGTCCTCCTCGTCGACGACGCCGTAAAGCACCTCACGAAGGGCGTCGGCCTCCGGTCGCTCCTCGAGGAGGGCAACCCTGACCTGGCCGCGGTTGTCGCTCACGTCGGCGACCTCGTAGCCGCCGGTTTCGAACGCCTCCCGGAGCGCATCCAGTTGGTCGGACATGCCACCCCCTTCGCCGTCGGTACACAAAAGCCTACAGGCCACACGGAACCGCTCAGCGACCCTCCGCCAACCGCTCGGCCGTTCGCTCGGGCAGTCCCACTCGCTCGGCGAACTCCTGTGCGCGCTCGACGGGATAGGCCACGCGACGCAACTCGACGGAGTCCGCATCGGTGTCGAGAATCGCATACGCCGCCCGCGGGTCGTTGTCCCGCGGTTGGCCGACGCTTCCCGGATTGACGACGAGACGACCGTCTACCGTCGCCTCGTGTTGGACGTGGGTGTGTCCGAGTACAATACCGTCGTAGTCGTCGAGATACGGCCGCATCTCCGGGAATTGCCGCGGACGGACGTACGAACCGCGGCGCTCCTCGTCGGGGTGGCTGTGAACGAGGAGGTAGTCGCCGCCGGCGATGTCGACCCGAAACGGGAGTTCCGCCAGCCACGCCCGCTGGTCGTCGTCCAGTTCCGACCGAGCGTGCTCCAGTCCGGCGTGGGCCATCTCGTTGTGAACGTATCGCTCGGGCGTCTCGACGTTCCGGTCGTGGTTTCCCTGAACAGTGACCGAAGCGACCGAACGGACGCGCTCGATACAGGCGGCCGGCCAGGCGTTGTACCCGACCACATCGCCTACGCAGACCACCTCATCGACCGACGGCATGTCTTCGAGGACCGCCTCCAGTGCTGGGAGGTTCGCGTGGATGTCCGAGACGAGTCCGATTCGCATGGCTGGGCCTACGACCGCCGTGCCGACAATCCTTTTGGACCCTTCGGCGCCGACTTTTGAACTCCTCGCCGCCGACAACGGTTTGTGGCGTTCCCGCGTACTGTAGATATGACCAATATCACTGCAAAGCCAACGCGGCTGGACGACGGCGACGACCTCGACGCGTTCGTCGCCGAACACGACATCGCCCTCGTCGAGTTCTACACGAAGGGCTGTGCGAAGTGTGCGGCGATGGAACCCGTACTGGGGAACGTCGCCAAGGCGACCGACGTGGCCGTCGGGATGGCGAATCCGGGCGACGACCTCGACCTCCTCGAGCGGTTCAACGTGCAGTCGGTTCCCACGCTCCTGTTGTTCCGGGACGGCGAGGTCGTCGCCCGAAAATCGAGCGGGTTCCAAGGGACGGAGGCCGTCGTCGGCTTCCTCGAATCGAACGCTCCCGGCGCCGTCGCGGGGCTGGAATAAGCGCCACCACCCACCTCGAATCTCGGCTCGCCGCCGTTTAAGAACGCCTCAAACAGTTCGTTTTCGCCGGCACGGTGCTGGTGGAGCGCCAGCAGCGAGACACCGAGGACATCGGCGTGTCGTCGACCGTTCTATCCCCCGTGGCACCGCCCATATCCGGGAACGGGCGTTGTCTGACACACAACGCCCGCCGACCTCGGAGGCGGGGTCAGTCCTCGTCGTCCTCGAACGGCGACCCCGCGGCGTCGGGTTCGTGGCCGGCAAGCGAGACGATGTTCTCTCGGCCGACGCGGAGTTTCGAGATGGTTCCCTCCTCTTCCATATCCGAGAGCAACATCGACACCTTCGATTTCGACCACCCGGTCTCCTCGACGATGTTCACCTGTTTCATGCGCCCACCGTTGTCCTCCAGCAGCGAGACGACCCGCTCGTCGTCGGGGATGAGTTCCTCTTCGGTGACGGTGGTCTCCGATTCGGCGTCGTCAGCGCTCTCCTCGGCTGCCGCCCCCGCGGCGGCGGCACCCGCCGCTTGGCCAGCGTCGCCGGCGTCACCATCGTCGTCCGCCGTCGCCGCCGCCCCGGGGTTGTCGTTGGAGAAGGCTCCCGAGCGGTAGGCGACCGCTCCGACGACACCCAGGAAGACGACGAAGACGAGAATCCCCACGGGAAGTAGCCATCCGGGGTCGCCGTCGCCGGCCGGGTCCGTCGTCACCTCAGTCGGCGTCGCCGTCGTCGCCGCCGATTCGGGGACGAGTTCGAGACGTGGGCGGTTGTCGGTGAACGTCCGTTCACCTTCCCACGTCACGGAATCGCTTTCGGCGAGCGTCTCACCCGACTGGATGCCGTCATCGGGCTGGACGGACTGGAACGCCATGCCGTCGCCGCGCTGGAACACCACGGTCTGGTTGGGACCGATGTACAGTCCGCCTTCGAAAGTGTCGCCGACGACGACGGTGTCCCCCTCGACGGGGGCGAACCCGATCCACGTGAACGACATCTCGACGATGCCGAACTCGTCGCCGGCGGGTCCGAACTGTTCGACCTGCGCGTCACGCCGGAACCCCTCGGCGGACATCTGCCGGCCGGTGGCGTTCGTGCCCGCGTCGGTCAGCGACTCCGCTCTGCTCTGGAAGTTCCGGTAGAGGTCGGTCTCGTTCGTGTTGAAATCCTCGGCGAACGCCTCGAAATCCGTGCGCTGTTGGTCGGTTTCGAGGCGCTGTTCGTAGCGAAACTGCCACTCCGCCGACCCGTTTCCGTAGACGGTGATGCGGAACTCGGTGCGGTCGGCGTCGAACTCCTGTGTGGCCAGCGTCTCCATGACTGCCGGCGCCGCGAGTTGCTGTTGGGTGGACTGGTCCCCGTAGACGGAACCGCCCCCGCCGGCCGTCGCGGGTGCTGCGAGCGCACAGACAAGCAGACTCACGACGAAGAGAGGGACGACCCACGTCCCGCGTGACCGTGCCATCAGTATCGTCCACCACGCCGGCGGCTTATAAAATCCCTCTGACTCGGGACACCCACGACCGAAAGTGCTGCCGAAGCAGACCGCATTCGCATTCGAGTGTTTCGACCGATATAGCGCTTTTGAGCGGCTGTATCTGACGGTTCAGTTTCGGCCACACCTCCGAAGTCGGCGACACGAGAGGGCGCCCGAAAGCCATCTTTGGGCGGGGGAACCTTCGCGGGTATCGGGCGCTGTCTCCCCGGTGTTTTTATCATCGCTGGGGCGAACATCGAACCATGTCTTCCGAGCCCTCCACCTCGGCGGCGGTCGACAGCGAGCAGTCCCCGGGCAGTTCGAACACCTACATCAACGCCTTGATTGGCGCCCTCGTCAGCGTCGTCAGCGGCTTTTTCATCCCGTTCGTCTCGCCGGTCATCGGCGGCGGCGTGGCGGCGTATCTCGACGGCGGCGACACCGAACACGGTGCCAAGGTCGGCGCGATATCTGGCGTCTTTGCCGCGGTACCGCTAATCTTCGTCGGGTTCTTCGTCATCGCGTTGCTCCTCGGTGCGCCGAACAGTCCAGCCGCACTCGGCATCTTCGGCTTCCTTATCATCGGCTTCGGACTCGCGCTTACGGTCGGGCTGAGCGCTCTCGGCGGTGTACTCGGTATCTACGCCAAAGACGAACTGTAGGCGGCTACGCCCGACGGTAGGTGACGAACGCCAACTCGCCGGCCGTCTCCCGGTCGACTTCGCGCCACTCCTCGCCGAACTCGGGAAACCGTGTGTCGCCGTCGGGCGACTCCGGGACCTCGGTCACGACCAGTTCCTCGGCGTCGTCGATGAACGCCTCGTAGACGGTCGCACCGCCGACGACGTACACCCACTCTCGGTCGTCGTCCAGCGCTTCCTCGGCCGCTTCGAGCGCCTCGTCGGTGTCGCGGGCATGGACGGCGCCCTCCGGTAGCGACAGCGACTCCTGCCGCGAGAGGACGACGTTCGTCCGCCCCGGCAGCGGCCCACCGAGTTGCCGCTCGATTGACTCGTAGGTCCGCCGACCCATCACGACCGGATGGCCCATCGTCGTCTCCTTGAAGTGGGCGAGGTCTGCGGGGTAGTGCCACGGCATCTCGCCGTCGGCACCGATGACGCCGTTTTCGGCGACGGCCGCGACCAGGGAGAGCCGAACCGTCATTCGGCGACCGCGAACTCCAGCCCGTCCTCGGGGTCGTACTCGTGTAACTGGATGTCGTCGTAAGTGAGGTTCTCGAGGGGTTTGTCGGCGACCTCGATGCGTGGCCTCTCGCCCGGTTGCCGAGTGAGTTGCTGTAGCAGTCCGGGAACGTGGTCGTAGCCCTCGTCGTCGGGTTCGGCAGGGGCTTCCGATTCGAGCCACGCCCGGATGTCGCCGTACTCCGAGCGCTCCGAGACGCCGGCGAGTCGCTCCTGTAGCCGCCCGAGATTGTCCGCGTACCACTCGCCGCGCTGTCCCTCCCCGCAGTAGACGTGGGCGTCGACGATGGTGTGGCCGAACGAGCCGACCTCGAAGTCGGTTCGGTTGGCGACGGCGTGAGCCAAGAGCGAGTACGCCGCGAGGTTGAACGGAACGCCCAAGGCGATGTCCCCGGAGCGCTGGGTGAGGTGGACGTTCAGGCGGTCGCCCTGAACGTTGAACACGTAGGTGTAGTGACACGGCGGCAGCGTCGAGACGGCGGCGTTCGCCGGGTGCCAGGCGTTGATGACCAATCGCCGGGAGTGGGGGTTCTCTTCGAGCGTGTCGAGGACGTACTGGAGTTGGTCGAACACTCGTCGTTCGGTGCCGTCGGGGGCCGTTTCCGTGGTCGTCCAGCGGTGGCCGTCGTCGGGCCAACTCTCGCCGGGGAGTCGAGCCGCGTCGTCGGGAACCGGGAACCGCCGCCAAAAGCGACCATAGGCGGTGTCGAGGTGGCCGTCCTCGTCGGCCCACGCGTCCCAGATTTTCGTCTCCTCGCGGAGGTTTCGGATGTGTTCCTCCCCGGAGAGATACCACATGAGTTCGTGGATGAGCGAGTTCCAGCGGTAGCCGTCCATCTTCTTCGTCGTCAACAGGGGGAAGCCCTCGGCGAGGTCGACCTCGTAGTGGTGGCTGAACGAGGCGACGGTGTCGACGCCGGTCCGGTTGGGTTTGTACGTCCCCTCGGCGAGCACGTCCGAGACGAGGTCGAGATACTGGCGCATTTACTACCAGTTCGTGGTGCACCGAGGGGGTAAAACCGTTCGGTCCGAACCGCTTTTCTCCCGGGCGAGCGAGGTCGGAGTCATGCCCTCCCCGGAACCGCAGGACCGTATCCAAGCCGGACCCGCCATCGTCGCCGTCGTCGCCGCGGTCGCACTGCTGTACAGCCTCCTCATCGCCCAACAGCTTCTGTTTGGGGCCGTCGTCGTCGGTCTCGTCTTCGTCGTCTATCTCCTCTGGCGACTCGTCCGCGCCACCGAGCGAATCGCGGCCGCAGTCGACCCCGACGAGTAACGCCTCACCGCTCGGCGAACATCCGGAGTGCAATCTGGAGGACGTGAACGAACACACCGGTAAAGGCGACGTAGATGCCGAGTGCGTGAATCAGCGCCGAGTTGGGGTCGTAGTTCGCCTTGACGTGCCAGATTTCGTAGCCGAGTCGCAACGCGAACCCGAGGAAGACGAACAGGAAGCCGACAGCGAGAACGACGGGGACGAACGACCCGACCAACACGAGGACGGCGCCGACGATGAACGCCCCGAACGACCACGTGCTCCAGTGGTCGAACTCGGCGTCACGGAGGTACACGTAGGCGGCGATGGCGACGGTCATCGCGACGGTGACGCCGAGCGTGACGGCCAACAGCGTCCCGCGAAGGTCCGCCGGCGCTCGGCCGAGGACGCCGCCGCCGAACAGGCTGTATGCGACCTGCAACAGCGCGGTACCGAACGCCGCCAGCGCCATCGAACCCGACCGGAGTCCGCGTTCGGCCGCGATGTTGCCGCCGGTCAAGGCGGCGCCGTAGACGACGAAACCCAGTATCGGAACCGAAAACAGCAGGTCGTTGACCGCCGACAGCGGCGTCGCAGCGACGACGTACATCAGGGCGACGTTGACGGCAACGAGCGCCGCCGCGGGCACCGCGACACTGCGGAACCGTGGGTAGGCGGTTCGACCCGGTGTCGAGTAGGTTTCCATACCCGGTCTGCTATCCGTGGTCGAATATACGCTTTGGCCCACGTCGTTTAATATCGGAGCGAACGAGGAGATGGTATGGACTACGAGACGGCGAGCACCGACGACATCGACAGCGTCGTTCCGGAGGAGTACGGCGGGATGTGGTTCTTCCGTGAGCCGCTTGACTGTGAGAACCTCGGCGTGACGCTGCTGGAGCTCGAACCCGAGGCGAAAGGGAAACCCCACGACCACGCGGGCGACGGCCAAGAGGAGGTGTATCTCGTCGTCGACGGCGAACTGACGGTCCAGTTGGGCGGTAGCGAGGACGAACCAGCCGAAACTGAGGCGACGCTTTCGTCGGGGGAGGCGATTCGCGTCGGCGCCGAAACGCGGCGGCAACTGCACAACCACGGCGACGAACGGCTCCGTGTCGTCGTCGCCGGCGCGCCCTAATCGGCGTCGGGTACGTATTTCACGCGGGCCATTCAAGCGGGGCGTATGTCAGGGCACTCCATCGATGCCCGGTCGGTGGCGAAATGAGGGGGTTCAATCGACGGTTCCTGCAGGTCGCCGTGTGCCTGCTGCCGTTTGCGGTCGCGTTGCTCCGCGACCGGCGGCGATTCATCTTCTTCGGTGGTTCCCGTCACGTCCCCGAAGAGACCCACCGACGGCGAGCAGAGCGGTTGGTCGAGACGCTCTTGGAGTTGGGCGCGGCGTTCATCAAGGCCGGTCAGGTACTGTCGACCCGTCCGGACATCGTTCCGCCGGTGTACGCCGAGGCGCTCTCGACGCTGCAGGACGAGGTTC contains:
- a CDS encoding DUF5518 domain-containing protein, encoding MSSEPSTSAAVDSEQSPGSSNTYINALIGALVSVVSGFFIPFVSPVIGGGVAAYLDGGDTEHGAKVGAISGVFAAVPLIFVGFFVIALLLGAPNSPAALGIFGFLIIGFGLALTVGLSALGGVLGIYAKDEL
- the thyA gene encoding thymidylate synthase, with amino-acid sequence MRQYLDLVSDVLAEGTYKPNRTGVDTVASFSHHYEVDLAEGFPLLTTKKMDGYRWNSLIHELMWYLSGEEHIRNLREETKIWDAWADEDGHLDTAYGRFWRRFPVPDDAARLPGESWPDDGHRWTTTETAPDGTERRVFDQLQYVLDTLEENPHSRRLVINAWHPANAAVSTLPPCHYTYVFNVQGDRLNVHLTQRSGDIALGVPFNLAAYSLLAHAVANRTDFEVGSFGHTIVDAHVYCGEGQRGEWYADNLGRLQERLAGVSERSEYGDIRAWLESEAPAEPDDEGYDHVPGLLQQLTRQPGERPRIEVADKPLENLTYDDIQLHEYDPEDGLEFAVAE
- a CDS encoding Bax inhibitor-1 family protein produces the protein METYSTPGRTAYPRFRSVAVPAAALVAVNVALMYVVAATPLSAVNDLLFSVPILGFVVYGAALTGGNIAAERGLRSGSMALAAFGTALLQVAYSLFGGGVLGRAPADLRGTLLAVTLGVTVAMTVAIAAYVYLRDAEFDHWSTWSFGAFIVGAVLVLVGSFVPVVLAVGFLFVFLGFALRLGYEIWHVKANYDPNSALIHALGIYVAFTGVFVHVLQIALRMFAER
- a CDS encoding site-specific recombinase xerd, whose protein sequence is MDLENLPLTTRDDAEVLRDKQLQTWEVTRRGFANWLLERGKNPKSLEGYSEHTAKDTLYRTDHFARFVWNHNEFKTSFTHSEANEYMEGILLDDDRSASHASGTQKAIKRLFKYQRHLDEDPPEWEPKYEIPSTNGKRNIKDVFSEEEIEKVYSASLNYQQISGYNDLSPEGRDRWKGYTSMSLGKPKNEVKPADWEKVDNWKNPESRQDEYRHGVSTHRGGEEQDELAGP
- a CDS encoding dihydrofolate reductase codes for the protein MTVRLSLVAAVAENGVIGADGEMPWHYPADLAHFKETTMGHPVVMGRRTYESIERQLGGPLPGRTNVVLSRQESLSLPEGAVHARDTDEALEAAEEALDDDREWVYVVGGATVYEAFIDDAEELVVTEVPESPDGDTRFPEFGEEWREVDRETAGELAFVTYRRA
- a CDS encoding metallophosphoesterase family protein: MRIGLVSDIHANLPALEAVLEDMPSVDEVVCVGDVVGYNAWPAACIERVRSVASVTVQGNHDRNVETPERYVHNEMAHAGLEHARSELDDDQRAWLAELPFRVDIAGGDYLLVHSHPDEERRGSYVRPRQFPEMRPYLDDYDGIVLGHTHVQHEATVDGRLVVNPGSVGQPRDNDPRAAYAILDTDADSVELRRVAYPVERAQEFAERVGLPERTAERLAEGR
- a CDS encoding thioredoxin family protein; this translates as MTNITAKPTRLDDGDDLDAFVAEHDIALVEFYTKGCAKCAAMEPVLGNVAKATDVAVGMANPGDDLDLLERFNVQSVPTLLLFRDGEVVARKSSGFQGTEAVVGFLESNAPGAVAGLE
- a CDS encoding amidohydrolase family protein: MTVDIAISNALVLTVDERNCLYERGTVLIDDGRITEVRASEDGDGEIEATHTIDGDGRLVMPGLVNAHTHLELTPLIGAFSDLDLLEMMGSMTAIFGRLGEGDFDYLAEAGYELAALNFLLGGVTTINSMDVRPTAGAETFGEAGLRGFFGPTVTDLFWDVPVDEQFDRAREFIETHHDTYDGRIRATICPHDDWSCTRELWERTANLAAEYPDLLVHTHLLELEASNTMARANGGPDSLGLLNDVGVLDERLVAAHFRVTDEADIERISEADASVAHCPSVFCYWNPDAEMQWTPVPELRDAGVDVGLGIDDHYWHDSYSMFGEARQARLAANVKRTTGQYSSMELVRMLTIEGARALGVGDEIGSIEPGKRADVVLLDVDKPKFTPLTNVPAHVVNNAAPGDVETVIVDGELVMRDGTPMTMDAEAVQKDVEAAVDRFADETGWELHIGGGNPPGSTETIRELPKRGPARLLSRLALQSVRDKFSF
- a CDS encoding HTH domain-containing protein, whose translation is MVTGPPRTILRLLDEQGQLPVTAIAEELERHPVTVDRQCYDLQRDGHIRMATSGGAYTLTEKGRKRLSESSNSADPVQ
- a CDS encoding helix-turn-helix transcriptional regulator; this translates as MARSRGTWVVPLFVVSLLVCALAAPATAGGGGSVYGDQSTQQQLAAPAVMETLATQEFDADRTEFRITVYGNGSAEWQFRYEQRLETDQQRTDFEAFAEDFNTNETDLYRNFQSRAESLTDAGTNATGRQMSAEGFRRDAQVEQFGPAGDEFGIVEMSFTWIGFAPVEGDTVVVGDTFEGGLYIGPNQTVVFQRGDGMAFQSVQPDDGIQSGETLAESDSVTWEGERTFTDNRPRLELVPESAATTATPTEVTTDPAGDGDPGWLLPVGILVFVVFLGVVGAVAYRSGAFSNDNPGAAATADDDGDAGDAGQAAGAAAAGAAAEESADDAESETTVTEEELIPDDERVVSLLEDNGGRMKQVNIVEETGWSKSKVSMLLSDMEEEGTISKLRVGRENIVSLAGHEPDAAGSPFEDDED
- the psmA gene encoding archaeal proteasome endopeptidase complex subunit alpha, whose protein sequence is MQGNSQQQAYDRGITIFSPDGRLYQVEYAREAVSRGTASVGVRTPDGVVLGAVRRVRSPLMERSSVEKLHKADDHVGIASAGHVADARQLIDFARRRAQTERLRYDEAIPIETLTKSVTDHIQQYTQTGGARPFGVALLVGGISDGEPRLFETDPSGTPYEWQATAVGGDREAIQSVLEEGYSEDLDLEEGIGLALRGLAATNDELSADGVEIATIDAETESFETVSTETVEEHLAEIGGESDE
- the psmB gene encoding archaeal proteasome endopeptidase complex subunit beta, giving the protein MNDLPRTGEDHARSPYEPELGDFESTPGDEETVNKTGTTTVGIATEDAVVIATDMRASLGGRFVSNKDVQKVKQIHPTAALTLVGSVGGAQSFIRSLRAESSLYETRRGKPMDIPALSTLAGNLARGGPFRAIRPILGGVDDEGSHVYSIDPAGGVMADDYTVTGSGMQLAYGVLENDYTPDLSTEEATSLSARAVEAAVERDTGSGNGVFLATVTDDGVDIRGHKDFEEVR
- a CDS encoding DUF7837 family putative zinc-binding protein — its product is MNTHDTEAAGRCPSCGATVPNAFVLIEYEADDERRMYAECPACENVVRPRPSDSSR